Proteins encoded together in one Kutzneria kofuensis window:
- a CDS encoding glycosyltransferase family 4 protein, with amino-acid sequence MSPLGVPELVVLTDQLLAPVPGGTGRYTRELTAALAATAPADWTVTGVVARCADPSAAQIEGVEGPRMLPVPRRVLARLWQRGVPLWPGGDAVHAPTPLAPSVVKRGRTLVATVHDAVPWTHPETLTVHGAQWHRTMVSRLMRKASAVVVPTEAVAKELAEHVSGSANVHVIHHGVPDALAVEPTDAAAVAQRLALPPRYVLAVGTLEPRKGIDVLIAAMGLPEAPDLPVLLVGATGWGQVDISSERVRSLGPLTDAELAVVLRRATVLAVPSLAEGFGLPLLEAMAVGVPVVHSDAPALVEVADGAGFVARRGDPKSLVAALRTVIDDPAAARAAVDRGRARAAGFTWRRAAEAVWAVHLGLGTHS; translated from the coding sequence ATGTCACCCTTGGGCGTGCCCGAACTCGTGGTGCTGACCGATCAGCTGCTCGCGCCCGTGCCCGGCGGCACCGGCCGCTACACCAGGGAACTCACTGCCGCGCTCGCCGCGACCGCGCCGGCCGACTGGACCGTCACTGGCGTTGTGGCGCGCTGCGCGGACCCGAGCGCGGCACAGATCGAGGGCGTGGAGGGCCCGCGCATGCTTCCGGTGCCACGGCGGGTTCTGGCGCGACTGTGGCAACGCGGCGTGCCGCTGTGGCCCGGCGGCGACGCCGTACACGCGCCGACGCCGCTAGCGCCGAGCGTGGTCAAGCGCGGGCGCACGCTCGTCGCGACGGTGCACGACGCGGTGCCGTGGACGCACCCGGAGACGCTCACGGTGCACGGCGCGCAGTGGCACCGCACGATGGTGTCGCGGCTCATGCGCAAGGCCAGCGCCGTGGTCGTGCCGACCGAAGCCGTCGCGAAGGAACTCGCCGAACACGTTTCCGGTTCGGCGAACGTGCACGTGATCCACCACGGCGTTCCGGACGCGCTCGCCGTCGAGCCGACCGATGCCGCCGCCGTGGCGCAGCGGCTCGCGTTGCCGCCGCGGTACGTGCTCGCGGTCGGCACTCTGGAGCCGCGCAAGGGCATCGACGTGCTGATCGCCGCGATGGGGTTGCCCGAGGCGCCGGATCTGCCTGTCCTACTGGTCGGCGCGACCGGCTGGGGACAAGTCGACATTTCCTCCGAACGGGTGAGATCTCTCGGCCCGTTGACCGATGCCGAGCTCGCCGTCGTGCTCCGTCGGGCCACCGTGCTGGCCGTGCCGAGCCTCGCCGAGGGCTTCGGCCTGCCCCTGCTGGAGGCCATGGCGGTGGGCGTTCCGGTCGTCCACTCGGATGCGCCGGCGCTGGTCGAAGTGGCCGACGGCGCCGGCTTCGTCGCCCGCCGGGGCGACCCGAAATCGCTGGTAGCGGCGTTGCGCACGGTAATCGACGATCCGGCGGCCGCGCGTGCCGCCGTCGACCGGGGACGGGCGCGAGCGGCCGGATTCACCTGGCGCCGGGCCGCCGAGGCGGTCTGGGCCGTGCACCTGGGGCTGGGCACGCACAGTTAG
- a CDS encoding glycosyltransferase family 4 protein, with the protein MLIDATAVPADRGGVGRYVDSLAAALDADGARLSVVCQPRDAALYGQLAPHARIVPAPEAVAARTARLMWEQSALPRLARALGVDVVHSPHYTMPMATPVGSVVTLHDATFFTDPALHSSVKARFFRAWTRASLARATVCIVPSRATANELTRVANADRRLLQVAHHGVEGERFHPPSPEEVVAVRKALDLQDTPYVAFLGALEPRKNVPALIRGFARACQGRTDPPALVLAGQPGWDTQVESALDAVPHRIRVIRAGYLPFEQLSGFLGGAVVVAYPSLGEGFGLPVLEAMASGACVLTTRRLSLPEVGGDTVAYCGVGAGDIAAGLTELLDDPARRSSLAAAAQLRAKEFSWAASATLHREAYGRAAVLARRARH; encoded by the coding sequence GTGTTGATCGACGCCACTGCCGTGCCGGCCGACCGTGGTGGCGTCGGACGGTACGTCGACTCGCTGGCGGCCGCGCTGGATGCCGACGGGGCCAGGCTCAGCGTGGTTTGCCAGCCGCGTGACGCGGCGCTGTACGGGCAACTCGCGCCGCACGCGCGGATCGTGCCCGCGCCGGAGGCCGTCGCCGCCCGCACCGCGCGGCTGATGTGGGAGCAGAGCGCGCTGCCGCGGCTCGCGCGGGCGCTCGGCGTCGACGTCGTGCACTCGCCGCACTACACGATGCCGATGGCCACTCCGGTCGGCTCCGTCGTCACGTTGCACGACGCCACCTTCTTCACCGACCCCGCGCTGCACTCCTCGGTGAAGGCCCGCTTCTTCCGCGCGTGGACGCGTGCGTCGCTGGCCCGCGCCACCGTGTGCATCGTGCCGAGCCGCGCCACCGCCAACGAGCTCACGCGCGTGGCCAACGCCGACCGCCGCCTGCTGCAGGTCGCGCACCACGGCGTCGAGGGCGAGCGCTTCCACCCGCCGTCGCCGGAGGAGGTGGTGGCCGTGCGCAAGGCCCTCGACCTCCAGGACACGCCGTACGTGGCGTTCCTCGGCGCGTTGGAGCCGCGCAAGAACGTGCCCGCGCTCATCCGTGGTTTCGCACGCGCCTGCCAAGGGCGCACGGATCCGCCCGCGCTCGTGCTCGCCGGACAGCCCGGCTGGGACACGCAGGTGGAGAGCGCCCTGGACGCCGTGCCGCACCGCATCCGCGTGATCCGCGCCGGCTACCTGCCGTTCGAGCAGCTGTCCGGTTTCCTCGGCGGCGCCGTCGTCGTGGCGTACCCCAGCCTCGGGGAGGGCTTCGGATTGCCCGTGCTGGAGGCCATGGCCAGCGGCGCGTGCGTGCTCACCACGCGGCGGCTCAGCCTGCCCGAGGTCGGTGGCGACACCGTCGCGTACTGCGGCGTCGGCGCGGGCGACATCGCCGCCGGGCTGACCGAGCTGCTCGACGACCCGGCCCGCCGCTCGTCGCTGGCCGCCGCCGCGCAGCTGCGGGCCAAGGAGTTCTCGTGGGCGGCATCAGCCACCCTGCACCGGGAGGCCTACGGGCGGGCGGCTGTGCTCGCCCGCCGCGCCCGCCACTAG
- a CDS encoding glycosyltransferase family 2 protein, producing the protein MTQPEPKTYGDDLAVVTITYSPGEVLDRFLDTLAKATTRTVTVILADNGSTDGAPERAAAERDEVRLVRTGGNLGYGGAANRGVAELPDDVGWVAIVNPDIEWGAGSLDTLIEAAGRWPRGGSFGPLIREPDGSVYPSARLLPSLGKGLGHAVFGKLWPNNPWTREYRQQDTSVTERPAGWLSGSCLLMRRAAFDSVDGFDSSYFMYFEDVDLGDRLGRAGWLNVYVPSAEVVHLGGHATARASERMLAAHHASAYKYLSERNRGPWHAPLRLAIRAGLALRLKMELRAGRTPAAPR; encoded by the coding sequence GTGACGCAGCCCGAGCCGAAGACCTACGGCGACGACCTAGCCGTCGTGACGATCACCTACTCCCCGGGTGAGGTGCTCGACCGGTTCCTCGACACGCTGGCCAAGGCCACCACGCGCACCGTCACCGTGATCCTCGCGGACAACGGCTCCACCGACGGCGCGCCGGAGAGGGCCGCCGCCGAGCGGGACGAGGTCCGTCTCGTGCGCACCGGCGGCAACCTCGGCTACGGCGGCGCCGCCAACCGAGGTGTCGCCGAGCTGCCCGACGACGTCGGCTGGGTCGCCATCGTCAACCCGGACATCGAGTGGGGCGCCGGCTCGCTCGACACGCTCATCGAGGCCGCCGGTCGGTGGCCGCGCGGCGGCTCGTTCGGGCCGCTGATCCGCGAGCCCGACGGCAGCGTCTACCCGTCCGCGCGGCTGCTGCCGTCGCTGGGCAAGGGGCTCGGGCACGCCGTGTTCGGGAAGCTGTGGCCCAACAACCCGTGGACCCGCGAGTACCGGCAGCAGGACACCTCCGTCACCGAGCGCCCCGCCGGCTGGCTGTCCGGCTCGTGCCTGCTGATGCGCCGCGCCGCGTTCGACTCCGTCGACGGCTTCGACTCCAGCTACTTCATGTACTTCGAGGACGTCGACCTCGGCGACCGGCTCGGCCGCGCCGGCTGGCTCAACGTGTACGTGCCGTCGGCGGAGGTCGTGCACCTCGGCGGGCACGCCACCGCGCGGGCGTCCGAGCGGATGCTGGCCGCGCACCACGCCAGCGCGTACAAGTACCTCTCCGAGCGCAACCGTGGCCCGTGGCACGCGCCGCTGCGGCTGGCCATCAGGGCCGGGCTGGCGCTGCGGCTGAAGATGGAGCTCAGGGCTGGTCGGACTCCGGCAGCGCCCCGCTGA
- a CDS encoding nucleotidyltransferase family protein, with product MSSSVGQQVSGVDAVVLVGGKGTRLRPLTLSAPKPMLPTAGVPFLTHLLSRIRAVGITHVVLGTSYKAEVFAEYFGDGSRLGLELEYVVEEEPLDTGGGIRNVGDRLREDDVMVFNGDILSGVDLAGVVGTHRDNNADVTLHLVKVPDPRAFGCVPTDAEGRVTAFLEKTDNPPTDQINAGCYVFRRETLMTIPTGRRVSVERETFPGLLASGHRLQGHVDSSYWLDLGTPGAFVQGSADLVRGIAPSAALPGAPGESIVLDGATVDPSATITGGSTIGAGCVVEAGAVVDGSVLFDGAVIRSGAVVERTLVGARAVVGTGTVLRDVVVGDDAVIGAHCELLHGARVWPGIHLPGTSIRFSTDA from the coding sequence ATGTCGTCCAGCGTCGGACAGCAGGTCAGTGGGGTCGACGCCGTTGTGCTCGTGGGCGGGAAGGGCACCAGACTCCGCCCGCTCACGCTCTCGGCGCCCAAGCCCATGCTGCCCACCGCGGGGGTGCCGTTCCTGACGCACCTGCTGTCCCGGATCCGGGCCGTCGGCATCACGCACGTGGTGCTCGGCACCTCGTACAAGGCCGAGGTGTTCGCCGAGTACTTCGGTGACGGCTCCCGGCTCGGGCTGGAGTTGGAGTACGTCGTCGAGGAGGAGCCCCTCGACACCGGCGGCGGCATCCGCAACGTCGGCGACCGGCTGCGCGAGGACGACGTCATGGTCTTCAACGGCGACATCCTGTCCGGGGTGGACCTGGCCGGCGTCGTCGGCACGCACCGTGACAACAACGCCGACGTCACCCTGCACCTCGTGAAGGTCCCCGATCCCCGGGCCTTCGGCTGCGTGCCCACCGACGCCGAGGGGCGCGTCACGGCGTTCCTGGAGAAGACCGACAATCCGCCGACCGACCAGATCAACGCCGGGTGCTACGTGTTCCGGCGCGAGACCCTGATGACCATCCCCACCGGTCGTCGGGTGTCCGTCGAACGCGAGACCTTCCCCGGGCTTCTGGCCTCCGGGCACCGGCTGCAGGGCCACGTCGACTCGTCCTACTGGCTCGACCTCGGCACCCCCGGCGCCTTCGTCCAGGGCTCCGCCGACCTCGTCCGCGGCATCGCCCCCTCGGCGGCCCTGCCCGGCGCCCCCGGCGAGTCCATCGTGCTCGACGGCGCCACCGTCGACCCGTCCGCGACGATCACCGGCGGCTCCACCATCGGGGCCGGCTGCGTCGTCGAAGCCGGCGCGGTCGTCGACGGCTCCGTCCTCTTCGACGGCGCCGTCATCCGCTCCGGCGCCGTTGTCGAACGCACCCTCGTCGGCGCTCGCGCCGTCGTCGGCACCGGCACCGTCCTGCGCGATGTCGTCGTCGGCGACGATGCCGTCATCGGCGCCCACTGCGAGCTCCTCCACGGCGCCCGCGTCTGGCCCGGCATCCACCTCCCCGGCACCTCCATCCGCTTCTCCACGGACGCGTAG
- a CDS encoding AAA family ATPase, translating to MAPRFDITRVRLRNYKSIESCDVELGPLTLLVGPNGSGKSNFLDALQFVADALNTNLENALRERGGFRSVSRFGESEVEIEITLGSGVQTRGYRVVLAPVDGVSYRVVSEAWKYSDSSEWSVDVFDGPEHIGLPRGRIGERHLPVLKVLSGFRSFSPIPEQMRDISRPDLGDRLLRDGSNAPNVIARLESHDPPAKQLVEEYLRLVVDGLTGVESRQISSWRALFFKQEIEGVSQPREFDALSMSDGTLHALGVLIALFEGAETVGIEEPESGLHPAAAAVLMDALRDSAHRRQVIVTTHSPDLLDVPGLQPSEVLAVRSVRGKTVIGRLNDAGTYALKESLYSPGALLRTNYLQPETDE from the coding sequence ATGGCCCCGAGGTTCGACATCACGCGGGTCCGCCTGCGCAACTACAAGAGCATCGAGTCGTGTGATGTCGAACTCGGCCCGCTCACCCTGCTCGTGGGCCCCAACGGCTCCGGCAAGAGCAACTTCCTCGACGCCTTGCAGTTCGTCGCCGACGCACTGAACACCAACCTGGAGAATGCCCTCCGGGAGCGAGGCGGATTCCGCTCGGTGAGCCGCTTCGGCGAGAGCGAAGTCGAAATCGAGATCACTCTTGGTTCTGGCGTGCAAACGCGAGGCTACCGTGTTGTGCTCGCACCGGTCGATGGCGTTTCGTATCGGGTCGTCAGCGAGGCGTGGAAGTACTCCGATAGTTCGGAATGGTCGGTCGATGTATTTGATGGGCCCGAACATATCGGGCTGCCACGAGGTCGGATTGGTGAGCGGCATCTTCCCGTTCTGAAGGTGCTGTCAGGATTTCGGTCCTTCAGTCCGATTCCGGAGCAGATGAGGGACATCAGCCGCCCGGACCTAGGGGACAGGCTGCTCAGGGACGGCTCCAACGCGCCGAACGTGATCGCCAGGCTGGAGTCCCACGATCCCCCCGCGAAACAGTTGGTCGAGGAATACCTGCGGCTGGTCGTCGATGGGCTGACCGGCGTCGAGTCTCGCCAGATCAGTTCCTGGCGGGCGCTGTTCTTCAAGCAGGAAATCGAAGGGGTGAGCCAGCCCAGGGAATTCGATGCGCTGTCGATGTCCGACGGCACGTTGCATGCCTTGGGAGTGCTCATCGCGTTGTTCGAGGGCGCTGAGACCGTTGGGATCGAAGAACCGGAAAGTGGGCTGCATCCTGCTGCCGCGGCCGTGTTGATGGACGCGCTGCGGGACAGCGCCCACCGCCGTCAGGTGATCGTGACGACGCACAGCCCCGATCTGCTCGATGTGCCGGGCCTCCAGCCGTCCGAAGTGCTTGCCGTGCGCTCTGTTCGCGGCAAGACGGTCATCGGTCGGCTCAACGACGCCGGAACCTATGCGTTGAAGGAGTCCCTCTACAGCCCAGGTGCGTTGCTGCGAACCAACTACCTGCAACCGGAGACCGACGAATGA
- a CDS encoding DUF4276 family protein, giving the protein MSLPVVVPVVEGHGESTAVPVLLRRMTWELGWEHQVAQPFRVPRSELADPTKLNRAVAVASRNVRGPGGVLVLFDADDDCPVELNAKLQGTVCDSRCRVEIVVANREFEAWFLASISALRQHDAVQPDAAYAGDPEQRRGAKEQLTKLMVSPYREVRHQPAFCSLIDLETTWRNSRSFRRLVSALQRLLEVEPPPWTL; this is encoded by the coding sequence ATGAGCCTTCCGGTTGTCGTGCCCGTCGTCGAAGGTCACGGTGAGAGCACAGCGGTTCCGGTGCTGCTGCGTCGGATGACATGGGAGCTTGGTTGGGAACACCAAGTGGCGCAACCGTTCCGAGTGCCACGGAGCGAGCTGGCCGACCCGACCAAGCTGAATCGCGCGGTGGCGGTCGCCTCTCGCAACGTTCGAGGACCAGGCGGTGTCCTGGTCCTGTTCGATGCCGACGACGACTGCCCGGTGGAACTGAACGCGAAGCTTCAGGGCACGGTCTGCGATTCGCGATGCAGGGTGGAGATCGTCGTCGCCAACCGTGAGTTCGAGGCCTGGTTCCTGGCGTCGATCTCGGCGCTGCGCCAGCACGACGCCGTACAGCCCGACGCGGCCTACGCCGGCGACCCGGAGCAGCGGCGTGGGGCGAAGGAGCAGCTCACCAAGTTGATGGTGAGTCCGTACCGCGAGGTCAGGCACCAGCCCGCCTTCTGCAGCCTGATCGACCTCGAGACGACGTGGCGGAACAGCCGGTCGTTCCGGCGGTTGGTGAGTGCGCTGCAACGGTTGCTGGAGGTGGAGCCGCCGCCATGGACGCTGTGA
- a CDS encoding DNA-3-methyladenine glycosylase family protein, giving the protein MDAVTRRWTPDYPLDIGGVVGPLRRGAGDPAFQVAADGALWLTGNAASGPASLELRRQDGEVVARAWGDGAEELLDGVPQLLGADDEPEAFEAHHELIRETRRRMPGLRLGRTNRVWDSLVPAILEQKVTGYEARRSWRDLCRRYGRPAPGPAPVGMRVPPTPKAILGITDWEWHKAGVDGQRRRTLLNAAAAAHALTSKEKLRLIPGIGVWTTAEVAQRAWGDPDEVSVGDFHIPSVVGWALVGRALDDDGMLEVLEPYRPQRQRAVRYIEASGFRKPRFAPRYAARDYRAI; this is encoded by the coding sequence ATGGACGCTGTGACCCGTCGCTGGACGCCCGACTACCCGCTGGACATCGGCGGGGTGGTCGGGCCGTTGCGGCGTGGGGCCGGGGATCCGGCGTTTCAGGTGGCGGCGGACGGGGCGTTGTGGCTGACGGGGAACGCCGCGTCGGGGCCGGCGTCGCTGGAGCTGCGCCGGCAGGACGGCGAGGTGGTGGCGCGGGCGTGGGGTGACGGCGCGGAGGAGCTGCTGGACGGAGTGCCGCAGCTGCTCGGGGCCGACGACGAGCCGGAGGCGTTCGAGGCGCACCACGAGCTGATCCGCGAGACGAGGCGGCGAATGCCGGGGCTGAGGCTGGGAAGGACGAACCGGGTGTGGGACAGCCTGGTGCCGGCGATCCTGGAGCAGAAGGTCACGGGGTACGAGGCGCGCAGGTCGTGGCGGGACCTGTGTCGGAGATACGGCCGACCAGCCCCGGGCCCGGCGCCGGTGGGCATGAGGGTGCCGCCGACGCCGAAGGCGATCCTGGGCATCACGGACTGGGAGTGGCACAAGGCGGGTGTTGACGGCCAACGGCGAAGGACGCTGCTGAACGCGGCGGCGGCCGCGCATGCGTTGACGAGCAAGGAGAAGCTGCGGTTGATCCCGGGCATCGGGGTGTGGACGACGGCCGAGGTGGCGCAACGCGCCTGGGGCGACCCGGACGAGGTGAGCGTGGGCGACTTCCACATCCCGAGCGTGGTGGGCTGGGCGCTGGTGGGCCGCGCGCTGGACGACGACGGCATGCTCGAGGTGCTCGAGCCGTACCGGCCGCAGCGCCAGCGCGCGGTCCGCTACATCGAGGCGTCGGGGTTCCGCAAACCCCGCTTCGCCCCACGCTACGCAGCCAGGGACTACCGGGCGATCTAG
- a CDS encoding NUDIX hydrolase, translating to MSLHADAVSTLTGWQPGSEPQEALRQAFLGFLAARADACLRSCEPGHITASALVLDATAEHVLLTLHPRVGRWLQLGGHCEPSDATVVDAALREATEESGIRGLRIEPTPLHVDVHGITCSLGKPTRHFDVRFLVRAPVGAKPVRSAESVDLQWWPVDALPSNVDTVPELVDLALSRYR from the coding sequence GTGAGCCTGCATGCCGACGCCGTGTCGACGTTGACCGGGTGGCAGCCCGGCAGCGAGCCGCAGGAGGCGCTGCGGCAGGCGTTTCTCGGCTTCCTCGCCGCGCGGGCGGACGCCTGCCTGCGTTCGTGCGAGCCCGGGCACATCACCGCCTCCGCCCTGGTGCTCGACGCCACCGCCGAGCACGTGCTGCTGACGCTGCACCCCCGGGTCGGGCGGTGGCTGCAACTCGGCGGGCACTGCGAGCCGTCCGACGCGACCGTGGTGGACGCGGCCCTGCGGGAGGCCACCGAGGAGTCCGGGATCCGGGGGCTGCGGATCGAGCCGACGCCGCTGCACGTGGACGTGCACGGCATCACCTGCTCGCTCGGCAAGCCCACGCGGCACTTCGACGTGCGGTTCCTGGTGCGGGCCCCCGTCGGCGCCAAGCCCGTGCGCAGCGCCGAGTCCGTGGACCTGCAGTGGTGGCCCGTCGATGCGCTGCCGTCCAACGTCGACACCGTGCCCGAACTCGTGGACCTGGCTTTGTCGCGTTACCGCTAG
- a CDS encoding coenzyme F420-0:L-glutamate ligase — translation MTDHAEGAVELLPVPGLPEFRPGDDLTAAIAEAAPWLRDGDVLVVTSKIVSKVEGQLVPAPDDPAEREARRRELVVSESVRVLARVKNTLITQNRLGIVQAASGVDNSNVSQAEIALLPLDPDASALKLRTELRERLGVDVAVVITDTMGRAWRVGQTDAAIGASGLPVVRSYAGEVDGQGNELVVTEVAIADEIAAAGDLVKGKLGAVPVAVVRGLSLTDNGSTARDLNRPVEEDLFRLGTNESIAQGRREAVLLRRSVRSFSGEPVDEDVLRRAIGVGLTAPAPHHTHPVRFVWVRDRARRTKLLEAMRDQWRADLRNDGWDEARIERRIARGDLLWGATELVLPFMVMDGAHDYPDPLRQAAERTMFTVAGGAAVQGLLVALAAEDLASCWVSSTIFCPDIVRAVLDLPADWSPLGAVAVGHPADGVAGPRPPAPTELGLVEL, via the coding sequence GTGACCGATCACGCCGAGGGCGCCGTCGAGCTGCTGCCGGTGCCCGGGCTGCCCGAGTTCCGTCCCGGCGACGACCTGACCGCCGCCATCGCCGAGGCCGCGCCGTGGCTGCGCGACGGCGACGTGCTCGTGGTCACCAGCAAGATCGTGTCCAAAGTGGAGGGTCAGCTGGTGCCCGCGCCGGACGACCCGGCCGAGCGCGAGGCCCGGCGGCGGGAGCTGGTCGTCTCCGAGTCGGTGCGGGTGCTGGCCCGCGTGAAGAACACGCTGATCACGCAGAACCGGCTCGGCATCGTGCAGGCCGCGTCGGGAGTGGACAACTCCAACGTGTCGCAGGCCGAGATCGCGCTGCTGCCGCTGGACCCGGACGCCTCGGCGCTGAAGCTGCGCACCGAGCTGCGCGAGCGGCTCGGTGTCGACGTCGCCGTGGTGATCACCGACACGATGGGCCGGGCGTGGCGGGTCGGGCAGACCGACGCCGCGATCGGCGCTTCGGGACTGCCCGTCGTGCGCAGCTACGCCGGCGAGGTCGACGGCCAGGGCAACGAGCTCGTGGTGACCGAAGTCGCGATCGCCGACGAGATCGCCGCCGCGGGAGACCTCGTGAAGGGCAAGCTCGGCGCGGTGCCGGTCGCCGTCGTGCGGGGATTGTCCCTGACGGACAACGGATCGACCGCACGGGACCTGAACCGGCCGGTCGAGGAGGACCTGTTCCGGTTGGGCACCAACGAGTCCATCGCCCAGGGCCGGCGGGAGGCGGTGCTGCTGCGGCGCTCCGTGCGCAGCTTCTCCGGCGAGCCCGTGGACGAGGACGTGCTGCGCCGGGCGATCGGCGTCGGTTTGACGGCGCCGGCGCCGCACCACACGCATCCCGTGCGGTTCGTGTGGGTGCGGGACCGGGCGCGGCGGACCAAGCTGCTGGAGGCCATGCGCGACCAGTGGCGTGCCGACCTCCGTAACGACGGGTGGGACGAGGCGCGGATCGAGCGCCGCATCGCCCGCGGCGACCTGCTGTGGGGAGCGACCGAGCTGGTGCTGCCGTTCATGGTGATGGACGGCGCGCACGACTACCCCGACCCGTTGCGGCAGGCCGCCGAGCGCACGATGTTCACCGTCGCCGGCGGGGCCGCCGTGCAGGGGCTGCTGGTCGCGCTGGCGGCCGAGGACCTCGCGTCGTGCTGGGTGTCGTCGACCATCTTCTGCCCCGACATCGTGCGGGCCGTGCTGGACCTGCCGGCCGACTGGTCGCCGCTCGGCGCCGTCGCCGTCGGGCATCCGGCCGACGGAGTCGCCGGGCCCCGGCCGCCCGCGCCGACCGAACTGGGATTGGTGGAGCTGTGA
- the cofD gene encoding 2-phospho-L-lactate transferase, protein MKVVVLVGGVGGARFLLGVKAALPEGAEITALVNTGDDVWLHGLRICPDLDTCMYTLGGGIDTERGWGLSGETWRVKEELAAYGAEAPWFGLGDRDIATHLVRTRMLRAGYPLSAVTEALCARWQPGVRLLPMTDDQVETHVVVDVPGSEDERRAIHFQEWWIRYHAELPAHSIVPIGADEAKPAPGVLDAIAGADAVLFAPSNPVVSVGTVLSIPGVRDAVRATSAGVVGVSPIIGNAPVRGMADACLTAIGVETSAEAVGRHYGSRKADGVLDGWLVAPEDNASVDGVAVRNVPLLMSDVDATADMVRAALDLAGVAL, encoded by the coding sequence GTGAAGGTCGTGGTATTGGTCGGCGGTGTCGGCGGGGCGCGGTTCCTGCTCGGCGTGAAGGCGGCGCTGCCCGAAGGGGCAGAGATCACCGCATTGGTGAACACGGGCGACGACGTGTGGCTGCACGGGCTGCGCATCTGCCCGGACCTGGACACGTGCATGTACACCCTGGGCGGCGGCATCGACACCGAGCGCGGCTGGGGACTGTCCGGGGAGACCTGGCGGGTCAAGGAGGAGCTCGCCGCGTACGGCGCCGAGGCCCCGTGGTTCGGGCTGGGCGACCGGGACATCGCCACGCACCTGGTGCGGACCCGCATGCTGCGCGCGGGTTATCCGCTGTCGGCGGTCACCGAGGCGCTGTGCGCGCGCTGGCAGCCCGGCGTGCGGCTGCTGCCGATGACCGACGACCAGGTGGAGACGCACGTCGTCGTGGACGTGCCCGGCTCGGAGGACGAGCGGCGCGCGATCCACTTCCAGGAGTGGTGGATCCGGTACCACGCCGAGCTGCCGGCGCACTCGATCGTGCCGATCGGCGCGGACGAAGCCAAGCCGGCGCCGGGTGTGCTGGACGCGATCGCCGGCGCGGACGCCGTGTTGTTCGCGCCGTCCAATCCCGTGGTCAGCGTCGGCACCGTGCTGTCGATCCCCGGCGTGCGCGACGCCGTGCGCGCGACCTCGGCCGGCGTCGTCGGCGTCTCGCCGATCATCGGCAACGCGCCGGTCCGGGGCATGGCCGACGCGTGCCTGACCGCGATCGGCGTGGAGACCAGTGCCGAGGCGGTCGGCCGCCACTACGGCTCGCGTAAGGCCGACGGCGTGCTCGACGGCTGGCTGGTGGCTCCGGAGGACAACGCGTCCGTCGACGGCGTCGCGGTGCGCAACGTGCCGCTGCTGATGTCCGATGTGGACGCCACCGCGGACATGGTCCGCGCCGCACTCGACCTGGCTGGAGTCGCACTGTGA
- a CDS encoding site-2 protease family protein: MNRSSVRPSPLFLGLLGVTVIGAVLCALPTADPFYGNRWLLTAGVVLFVVGGWVVSLCLHEFGHAFVAYRGGDHEVRVRGYLTLDPRRYTDPVMSIVLPLVYLIIGGIPLPGGAVLINHWALRSKPVESLVSFAGPLFNLLIGLVLNAVVLVVPLPLGLQLAFAYLAFLQVFTFLFNILPVPGFDGFGVIAPWLSREAQAIAVRVRPWAPLVLFALLIGVSQVSTVFFTIGRGLFGLVGGDISLAGLGDAFFRFWTR; this comes from the coding sequence GTGAACCGATCATCGGTGCGACCGAGTCCCCTGTTCCTCGGCCTGCTGGGCGTGACAGTCATCGGTGCGGTGCTGTGCGCGCTGCCGACGGCCGATCCGTTCTACGGCAACCGCTGGCTGCTCACCGCCGGTGTCGTGCTCTTCGTCGTCGGCGGCTGGGTCGTTTCCCTGTGCCTGCACGAGTTCGGCCACGCTTTCGTGGCGTACCGCGGGGGCGACCACGAGGTGCGGGTGCGCGGTTACCTGACGCTCGACCCGCGCCGCTACACCGATCCAGTGATGAGCATCGTGCTGCCGCTGGTGTACCTGATCATCGGAGGTATCCCGCTGCCGGGCGGCGCCGTACTCATCAATCACTGGGCGCTGCGGTCCAAACCTGTCGAATCTCTGGTGTCCTTCGCCGGGCCGCTGTTCAACCTGCTGATCGGCCTGGTGCTCAACGCTGTTGTGTTGGTGGTCCCGCTGCCCCTGGGACTGCAGCTGGCCTTCGCCTACCTGGCCTTCCTGCAGGTGTTCACGTTCCTGTTCAACATCCTGCCGGTGCCGGGCTTCGACGGCTTCGGCGTGATCGCGCCGTGGCTGTCGCGTGAGGCGCAGGCGATCGCGGTGCGGGTGCGGCCGTGGGCGCCGCTGGTGCTGTTCGCCTTGCTGATCGGCGTGAGCCAGGTGAGCACTGTGTTCTTCACCATTGGCCGCGGCCTGTTCGGCCTGGTCGGTGGCGACATCTCCCTCGCGGGACTCGGCGACGCCTTCTTCCGCTTCTGGACCCGCTGA